The Streptomyces sp. NBC_01244 genome contains a region encoding:
- a CDS encoding Crp/Fnr family transcriptional regulator, with product MDDVLRRAPLFAALDDEQAAELRASMGEVTLARGDALFHEGDPGDRLYVVTEGKVKLHRTSPDGRENMLAVLGPGELIGELSLFDPGPRTATATALTEVKLLGLGHGDLQPWLNARPEVATALLRAVARRLRKTNDQMSDLVFSDVPGRVARALLDLSRRFGVQSEEGIHVVHDLTQEELAQLVGASRETVNKALADFAGRGWLRLEARAVILLDVERLAKRSR from the coding sequence GTGGACGACGTACTGCGGCGTGCCCCGCTCTTCGCGGCGCTCGATGACGAGCAGGCCGCGGAGCTCCGCGCCTCCATGGGCGAGGTGACCCTCGCACGTGGTGACGCCCTGTTCCACGAGGGCGACCCCGGTGACCGGCTCTACGTCGTCACCGAGGGCAAGGTGAAGCTTCACCGCACCTCCCCCGACGGCCGCGAGAACATGCTGGCCGTCCTCGGCCCCGGAGAGCTGATCGGCGAACTGTCGCTGTTCGACCCGGGCCCGCGCACCGCCACCGCCACCGCGCTGACCGAGGTCAAGCTGCTGGGTCTGGGTCACGGAGACCTCCAGCCCTGGCTGAACGCCCGGCCCGAGGTGGCGACCGCGCTGCTGCGCGCCGTCGCGCGGCGCCTGCGCAAGACCAACGACCAGATGTCCGACCTGGTCTTCTCCGACGTTCCGGGCCGCGTGGCCCGTGCGCTCCTCGACCTGTCGCGCCGCTTCGGCGTGCAGTCGGAGGAGGGCATCCACGTCGTGCACGACCTCACGCAGGAGGAGCTGGCCCAGCTCGTCGGCGCCTCGCGCGAGACGGTGAACAAGGCGCTGGCCGACTTCGCGGGACGCGGATGGCTCCGCCTCGAGGCTCGCGCGGTGATCCTGCTGGACGTGGAGCGGCTGGCGAAGCGCTCGCGCTGA
- the nth gene encoding endonuclease III, producing the protein MAESKVKKAGAKPESHLAMVRRARRINRELAEVYPYAHPELDFRNPFELLVATVLSAQTTDLRVNQTTPALFAAYPTPEDMAGADPEALEEIIRPTGFFRAKAKSLLGLSQALRDNFGGEVPGRIEDLVSLPGVGRKTANVVLGNAFGVPGITVDTHFGRLVRRWKWTEQEDPEKVEAEICAIFPKSEWTMLSHRVVFHGRRICHSRKPACGACPIAPLCPAYGEGETDPEKAAKLLKYEKGGQPGQRLSPPPDYPGLPALPLGGSSAP; encoded by the coding sequence ATGGCAGAGAGCAAGGTCAAGAAGGCCGGGGCGAAGCCGGAGAGCCATCTGGCGATGGTGCGGCGGGCACGCAGGATCAACCGCGAGCTGGCGGAGGTCTACCCGTACGCGCACCCGGAGCTCGACTTCCGCAACCCCTTCGAGCTGCTGGTCGCCACCGTCCTGTCCGCGCAGACCACCGACCTGCGCGTGAACCAGACGACCCCGGCCCTCTTCGCCGCGTACCCGACCCCCGAGGACATGGCCGGAGCCGATCCCGAGGCGCTGGAGGAGATCATCCGGCCGACCGGGTTCTTCCGGGCGAAGGCCAAGTCGCTGCTCGGCCTCTCGCAGGCCCTTCGCGACAACTTCGGCGGTGAGGTGCCGGGCCGGATCGAGGACCTGGTGAGCCTGCCCGGGGTGGGCCGCAAGACGGCGAACGTGGTCCTCGGCAATGCCTTCGGAGTCCCCGGCATCACGGTCGACACCCACTTCGGGCGCCTGGTGCGGCGCTGGAAGTGGACCGAGCAGGAGGACCCGGAGAAGGTCGAGGCGGAGATCTGCGCGATCTTCCCGAAGAGCGAGTGGACGATGCTCTCGCACCGCGTCGTCTTCCACGGCCGCCGGATCTGCCATTCCCGCAAGCCCGCCTGCGGTGCCTGCCCGATCGCACCGCTCTGCCCGGCCTACGGGGAGGGCGAGACCGACCCGGAGAAGGCGGCGAAGCTCCTGAAGTACGAGAAGGGCGGCCAGCCCGGCCAGCGCCTGAGCCCGCCCCCGGACTACCCGGGCCTCCCGGCGCTCCCGCTGGGCGGCTCCTCCGCCCCGTGA
- a CDS encoding NUDIX hydrolase: protein MTEATQNRRATAAAVPGAATAHGAPYDTRSGPRGSTDLRTHGLPDWLDPVAEAARTVRPTQLSRFLPPEDGRGRQSAVLILFGEGPRGPELLLMERAGTLRSHPGQPSFPGGALDPEDGDPHTTGPLRAALREAEEETGLDPAGVQLFGVLPRLYIPVSEFVVTPVLGWWRAPSPVGVVDPAETARVFTVPVADLTDPEHRVTAVHPGGFQGPAFTVESALVWGFTAGVIDRILHFAGWERPWDRSREVPLDWRA, encoded by the coding sequence ATGACAGAGGCCACGCAGAACCGCCGGGCGACCGCCGCCGCCGTGCCCGGCGCAGCCACCGCGCACGGGGCCCCGTACGACACCCGGAGCGGCCCGCGCGGAAGCACGGACCTCCGTACCCACGGCCTGCCCGACTGGCTGGACCCCGTCGCCGAGGCGGCCCGGACGGTGCGGCCCACCCAGCTCAGCCGGTTCCTGCCGCCGGAGGACGGCCGAGGCCGCCAGTCCGCCGTGCTGATCCTCTTCGGCGAGGGCCCCCGCGGCCCCGAGCTGCTGCTGATGGAGCGCGCCGGCACCCTGCGCTCGCACCCCGGCCAGCCCTCCTTCCCCGGCGGCGCCCTCGACCCCGAGGACGGCGACCCGCACACCACCGGCCCGCTGCGCGCCGCGCTGCGCGAGGCCGAGGAGGAGACCGGTCTGGATCCAGCCGGGGTCCAGCTCTTCGGGGTGCTGCCCCGCCTCTACATTCCGGTCAGCGAGTTCGTCGTGACCCCGGTGCTCGGCTGGTGGCGGGCCCCCAGCCCGGTCGGCGTGGTCGACCCGGCCGAGACCGCCCGCGTCTTCACGGTGCCCGTGGCCGATCTCACGGACCCCGAGCACCGGGTCACCGCCGTGCACCCCGGCGGCTTCCAGGGCCCGGCCTTCACCGTGGAATCGGCTCTGGTCTGGGGTTTCACCGCCGGGGTGATCGACCGGATCCTGCACTTCGCCGGCTGGGAGCGCCCCTGGGACCGGTCCCGGGAAGTCCCGCTCGACTGGCGCGCATGA
- a CDS encoding MarP family serine protease — MNVLDILLLLAAVWFAIVGYRQGFVVGILSVIGFLGGGLVAVSLLPLIWDRVTDNGTQVSTTVVVIAVVVIIICASIGQALTTHLGNKLRRHITWSPARALDATGGALVNVVAMLLVAWLIGSALAGTSLPTLGKEVRNSKVLLGVSRVLPAQANTWFSDFSSTLARNGFPQVFSPFSNEPITEVKPPDPLLARSPVAEYAKQSIVKVVGTAPACSKVLEGTGFVFAPGKVMTNAHVVGGVAEPTVQVGGEGKLYDGKVVLYDWERDIAVLDVPKLKAPALEFTDKDAVSGSDAIVAGFPENGAYDVRSARVRGRINANGPDIYHRGTVRRDVYSLFATVRQGNSGGPLLTPEGKVYGVVFAKSLDDPNTGYALTTDEIREDIRIGRTANQRVGSQGCAL, encoded by the coding sequence GTGAACGTGCTGGACATCTTGTTGCTGCTCGCCGCCGTGTGGTTCGCGATCGTGGGCTACCGCCAGGGGTTCGTCGTCGGCATCCTGTCGGTGATCGGCTTCCTCGGCGGTGGTCTCGTCGCCGTGTCCTTGCTGCCCCTGATCTGGGACCGGGTCACCGACAACGGCACCCAGGTGTCCACCACCGTCGTCGTCATCGCCGTGGTCGTGATCATCATCTGTGCCTCGATCGGCCAGGCGCTGACCACTCATCTGGGCAACAAGCTCCGGCGCCACATCACGTGGTCGCCGGCGCGCGCGCTCGACGCGACGGGCGGCGCCCTGGTGAACGTGGTCGCGATGCTGCTGGTGGCCTGGCTGATCGGGTCAGCGCTCGCCGGTACGTCACTTCCCACGCTGGGCAAGGAAGTCCGCAACTCCAAGGTGCTCCTCGGCGTCTCCCGGGTGCTCCCGGCGCAGGCGAACACCTGGTTCTCGGACTTCAGCTCCACGCTGGCCCGCAACGGCTTCCCGCAGGTCTTCAGCCCGTTCTCCAACGAGCCGATCACCGAGGTCAAGCCGCCGGACCCGCTGCTCGCGCGCAGCCCGGTGGCCGAGTACGCCAAGCAGTCGATCGTGAAGGTCGTCGGCACGGCGCCCGCGTGCAGCAAGGTGCTGGAGGGCACCGGCTTCGTCTTCGCGCCGGGCAAGGTGATGACCAACGCGCACGTCGTCGGCGGGGTCGCCGAACCGACCGTGCAGGTCGGCGGGGAGGGCAAGCTCTACGACGGCAAGGTCGTGCTCTACGACTGGGAGCGCGACATCGCCGTCCTGGACGTGCCCAAGCTGAAGGCGCCGGCGCTGGAGTTCACCGACAAGGACGCGGTGAGCGGCAGCGACGCCATCGTCGCGGGCTTCCCGGAGAACGGCGCCTACGACGTCCGCTCGGCGCGCGTCCGCGGCCGGATCAACGCCAACGGCCCGGACATCTACCACCGGGGAACCGTGCGACGGGACGTCTACTCCCTGTTCGCGACGGTCCGCCAGGGCAACTCCGGCGGCCCGCTGCTGACGCCCGAGGGCAAGGTGTACGGAGTCGTCTTCGCGAAGTCCCTCGACGACCCGAACACCGGTTACGCCCTGACCACGGACGAGATCCGCGAGGACATCCGGATCGGCCGGACGGCGAACCAGCGGGTCGGCAGCCAGGGCTGCGCCCTCTGA
- a CDS encoding alpha/beta fold hydrolase: MTAPSSDSGSFATPPTAATAVRIAIPGGREVTHRDVAANGARFHVAELGDGPLVLLLHGFPQFWWTWRHQMTALADAGYRAVAMDLRGVGGSDRTPRGYDPANLALDITGVVRSLGEPDAALVGHDLGGYLAWTAAVMRPKLVRRLVVSSMPHPRRWRSAMLSDFGQTRASSHIWGFQRPFVPERQLVADDGALVGELIRDWSGPRLPEEDDVAVYQRAMCIPSTAHCSVEPYRWMMRSMARPDGLQFNRRMKRPVRVPTLHLHGSLDPVMRTRSAAGSGQYVEAPYRWRLFDGLGHFPHEEDPTAFSTELVNWLKDPEPDR, encoded by the coding sequence ATGACAGCCCCCTCGTCCGATTCCGGCTCGTTCGCCACGCCCCCCACCGCCGCCACGGCGGTCCGGATCGCCATCCCCGGCGGGCGAGAAGTGACGCACCGGGACGTCGCGGCCAACGGGGCGCGGTTCCACGTCGCCGAGCTGGGTGACGGACCGCTGGTGCTGCTCCTGCACGGCTTCCCGCAGTTCTGGTGGACGTGGCGGCACCAGATGACCGCGCTGGCCGACGCGGGCTACCGGGCCGTCGCGATGGACCTGCGCGGGGTGGGCGGCAGCGACCGCACCCCGCGCGGCTACGACCCGGCCAACCTGGCGCTCGACATCACCGGGGTCGTACGGTCCCTCGGCGAGCCCGACGCCGCCCTCGTCGGGCACGACCTGGGCGGCTACCTCGCCTGGACGGCGGCGGTCATGCGGCCGAAGCTGGTGCGCCGGCTGGTGGTGTCCTCGATGCCGCACCCGCGCCGGTGGCGCTCCGCGATGCTGTCCGACTTCGGACAGACCCGCGCCAGTTCGCACATCTGGGGCTTCCAGCGGCCGTTCGTGCCCGAGCGTCAGCTCGTCGCCGACGACGGGGCGCTCGTCGGCGAACTGATCCGCGACTGGTCGGGCCCCCGGCTCCCCGAGGAGGACGACGTCGCGGTGTACCAGCGTGCGATGTGCATCCCCTCCACCGCGCACTGCTCGGTCGAGCCGTACCGCTGGATGATGCGGTCCATGGCCCGGCCCGACGGCCTGCAGTTCAACCGTCGCATGAAGCGGCCGGTGCGGGTGCCGACGCTGCACCTGCACGGCTCGCTCGATCCGGTGATGCGCACGCGGAGTGCGGCGGGGTCCGGGCAGTACGTCGAAGCCCCGTACCGCTGGCGGCTCTTCGACGGGCTCGGGCACTTCCCGCACGAGGAGGACCCGACGGCGTTCTCGACCGAGCTGGTCAACTGGCTGAAGGATCCCGAGCCGGACCGCTGA
- a CDS encoding phage holin family protein, with protein sequence MSAVDQGAPGAERTLGQLVASATAEMSALVHDEIALAKVEIKQDVKRAGIGSGAAIVAGVLLLFSLPVLSFAAAYGIHNLGLGLAWSFLIVGVAFWLLAGVIGLIAMAKFKKIKPPVKTIASVKETAALVGTVKPHARSVSDNAVGVARSSS encoded by the coding sequence ATGAGCGCAGTGGACCAAGGGGCCCCAGGAGCCGAGCGCACACTCGGCCAGCTGGTCGCCTCGGCCACCGCCGAGATGTCCGCCCTGGTGCACGACGAGATCGCCCTCGCCAAGGTGGAGATCAAGCAGGACGTCAAGCGCGCGGGCATCGGCAGCGGCGCCGCCATCGTCGCGGGCGTGCTCCTCCTCTTCTCGCTGCCGGTGCTGAGCTTCGCCGCGGCGTACGGCATCCACAACCTCGGGCTCGGCCTGGCCTGGTCCTTCCTGATCGTCGGCGTGGCGTTCTGGCTGCTCGCGGGCGTGATCGGTCTGATCGCCATGGCGAAGTTCAAGAAGATCAAGCCGCCGGTGAAGACCATCGCCTCCGTCAAGGAGACGGCGGCCCTCGTCGGCACCGTCAAGCCCCACGCCCGGTCGGTCAGTGACAACGCCGTGGGTGTGGCACGCTCGTCTTCATGA
- the nhaA gene encoding Na+/H+ antiporter NhaA, with translation MAAPTPTDSQNRKLLGRLSLPERRFVADALRAETVGGVLLLAAAIAALIWANVPAIAASYDSVRSFHIGPASLGLDLSLQHWAADGLLAVFFFVAGIELKRELVAGDLRDAKAAALPVIAAICGMAVPALVYVLTNVLGNGSTDGWAVPTATDIAFALAVLAVIGTSLPSALRAFLLTLAVVDDLFAIMIIAVFFTSEINFLALGGAVAGLVLFWFLLRVNVRGWYVYVPLALAIWGLMYNSGVHATIAGVAMGLMLRCHRKEGEQHSPGEHIEHLVRPISAGLAVPLFALFSAGVSLSDEAIGQVFTRPETLGVVLGLVVGKTFGIFGGTWLAARFTKAELNDDLAWPDVFAVASLAGIGFTVSLLIGELAFTDDLVLADEVKAAVLIGSLIAAVFAGILLKMRNRKYKALTEDEERDEDLDGIPDIYEQDKPDYHLRMAKIYEAKAAQHLRRAEEAAAGAQSAAAEAPGGSSGDGGRPA, from the coding sequence GTGGCCGCGCCCACCCCCACCGACAGCCAGAACCGCAAGCTCCTCGGCCGCCTGTCGCTGCCCGAGCGCCGCTTCGTGGCCGACGCCCTGCGCGCCGAGACGGTGGGCGGCGTCCTCCTCCTCGCGGCCGCGATCGCCGCCCTCATCTGGGCGAACGTGCCCGCCATCGCGGCGAGCTACGACAGCGTCCGCTCCTTCCACATCGGGCCCGCCTCCCTCGGCCTGGACCTTTCGCTCCAGCACTGGGCCGCCGACGGCCTGCTCGCCGTCTTCTTCTTCGTCGCCGGCATCGAGCTCAAGCGCGAGCTCGTCGCGGGCGACCTGCGCGACGCCAAGGCCGCAGCGCTCCCGGTGATCGCCGCGATCTGCGGCATGGCCGTGCCCGCGCTGGTCTACGTACTGACCAACGTGCTCGGCAACGGCTCCACGGACGGCTGGGCGGTCCCGACCGCCACCGACATCGCCTTCGCGCTCGCCGTCCTCGCCGTCATCGGCACCTCCCTGCCGTCCGCGCTGCGCGCGTTCCTGCTGACCCTGGCCGTCGTCGACGACCTGTTCGCCATCATGATCATCGCGGTGTTCTTCACCAGCGAGATCAACTTCCTGGCGCTCGGCGGCGCGGTCGCCGGCCTGGTCCTTTTCTGGTTCCTGCTCCGCGTGAACGTGCGCGGCTGGTACGTCTACGTCCCGCTCGCCCTGGCCATCTGGGGCCTGATGTACAACAGCGGCGTCCACGCCACCATCGCCGGTGTCGCCATGGGCCTGATGCTGCGCTGCCACCGCAAGGAGGGCGAGCAGCACTCCCCCGGCGAGCACATCGAGCACCTGGTCCGGCCCATCTCGGCCGGTCTCGCCGTACCCCTCTTCGCCCTCTTCTCGGCCGGCGTGTCCCTTTCCGACGAGGCCATCGGCCAGGTCTTCACCCGGCCCGAGACCCTCGGCGTGGTGCTCGGCCTCGTCGTCGGCAAGACGTTCGGCATCTTCGGCGGCACCTGGCTCGCCGCCCGCTTCACCAAGGCCGAGCTCAACGACGACCTCGCCTGGCCGGACGTGTTCGCCGTCGCCTCGCTCGCCGGCATCGGCTTCACCGTCTCGCTCCTGATCGGCGAGCTCGCCTTCACCGACGACCTGGTCCTCGCCGACGAGGTCAAGGCCGCCGTCCTGATCGGCTCGCTGATCGCCGCGGTCTTCGCGGGCATCCTGCTGAAGATGCGCAACCGGAAGTACAAGGCGCTCACCGAGGACGAGGAGCGCGACGAGGACCTCGACGGCATCCCCGACATCTACGAGCAGGACAAGCCGGACTACCACCTGCGGATGGCGAAGATCTACGAAGCCAAGGCCGCGCAGCACCTGCGCAGGGCCGAGGAGGCCGCCGCCGGTGCGCAGAGCGCCGCGGCCGAAGCTCCGGGCGGGTCCAGCGGCGACGGCGGCCGTCCGGCATGA